The following proteins come from a genomic window of Sphaerisporangium rubeum:
- a CDS encoding lytic transglycosylase domain-containing protein: MPSPAVAAGVAVLLLLAVVSGGVYLLGDAGAGSPAQAARSPQIRELAATLSPLPTLSPPAVPSSAPSSMPSAVTPSVPPSVPGGEPAAHGRVTATPPRVIAVAPGTVAQDVVRRIEAFKHVTRVAVADGGAVRFSTATLNLLAVDPVEFRAFAPKAVAEEQEVWNALARGEFVAESRTAARYRLALGGSYATQGASRLRVAASAPFGLPGVDGLVGKEAGRTLGLSPGVALLVHTPVAQAAALVPKIRRLLGAGAQVMTVGVTAVKSPDPANGPAARRPVLAKGGNPYYVGRPGSYLELYKIAAGVCPGLSWTVLAAIGQVESGHGRNNGPSSAGALGPMQFMPATWRAYGVDGDGDGKPDIWSPYDAVPGAARYLCANGAGNGGDKLRSAVYRYNHSWSYVDKVLGLSQAYARAYT; this comes from the coding sequence ATGCCTTCCCCTGCCGTCGCGGCCGGAGTGGCGGTTCTCCTGCTGCTCGCGGTGGTGAGCGGCGGCGTGTACCTGCTGGGTGACGCCGGTGCCGGCTCCCCCGCGCAGGCCGCGCGAAGCCCGCAGATCCGCGAGCTCGCCGCCACGCTCTCGCCGCTCCCCACGCTGAGCCCTCCCGCCGTCCCGTCGTCGGCGCCGTCATCGATGCCTTCGGCTGTGACGCCGTCCGTGCCGCCATCCGTTCCCGGCGGCGAGCCGGCGGCGCACGGACGGGTGACCGCCACGCCGCCTCGGGTGATCGCCGTGGCGCCGGGGACGGTGGCGCAGGACGTGGTGCGCAGGATCGAGGCGTTCAAGCACGTCACACGGGTCGCGGTCGCCGACGGCGGCGCCGTCAGGTTCTCCACGGCGACGCTGAACCTGCTGGCCGTCGACCCCGTGGAGTTCCGCGCGTTCGCGCCGAAGGCCGTCGCCGAGGAGCAAGAGGTGTGGAACGCGCTGGCCCGCGGCGAGTTCGTCGCCGAGTCCCGCACCGCGGCGCGCTACCGGCTGGCCCTCGGCGGCTCGTACGCCACGCAGGGCGCCTCCCGGCTGCGGGTGGCCGCGTCCGCGCCGTTCGGACTCCCCGGTGTGGACGGCCTGGTCGGCAAGGAGGCGGGCCGCACGCTCGGCCTGTCACCCGGTGTCGCGCTGCTCGTGCACACACCGGTGGCGCAGGCCGCGGCCCTCGTGCCGAAGATCAGGCGGCTGCTCGGCGCCGGCGCTCAGGTCATGACCGTCGGCGTCACCGCGGTGAAGTCCCCCGATCCCGCGAATGGGCCCGCCGCGCGGCGGCCCGTGCTCGCCAAAGGCGGGAACCCGTACTACGTCGGCCGGCCCGGCAGCTACCTGGAGCTGTACAAGATCGCCGCCGGGGTGTGTCCCGGCCTGTCGTGGACCGTGCTCGCCGCGATCGGCCAGGTGGAGAGCGGTCACGGCCGCAACAACGGCCCGTCGTCCGCCGGCGCGCTCGGCCCGATGCAGTTCATGCCGGCCACCTGGCGCGCGTACGGCGTGGACGGCGACGGCGACGGCAAGCCCGACATCTGGAGCCCCTACGACGCCGTCCCCGGCGCCGCGCGTTACCTGTGCGCCAACGGCGCGGGGAACGGCGGGGACAAGCTCCGTTCGGCCGTGTACCGGTACAACCACTCGTGGTCGTAC